agaaggagaaaaaatgagatGCGTGTGCTTTTTGGATGACTGGCTCCAGACGTGTGTGCTGCAGGCAGAGGAAGTTCTCTGGGGAAAGTCAGCCAGCTGTGCTTGTTAGCTTTCTAGAGCCTGTCTGTTATTATGAGTGTAGTCCTTTCGAAAGCTCTGTTCTACTTCCTAAAATACCCTCCCAATTCACTTCCTCCTGTGGTGTCTGCCTGTCCCGAGAGTAGGGCCAGTGTGGGGAGGCCTGGAGAGAGACCCAGGGAGGAGGGACGGCCCGCACACAGGCCTTCATCCCCACTGTGAGGGGCATGGGCTGCCCAGCGGCAGAGAGTCCCCCAGACTTGGGGGCGTGGCCACAgggacctatttttttttttttaattttttaatgtttatttaattttgagagagacagacagagtgtgagcaggggaggggcagagagagagggagacacagaatccgaagcaggctccaggctctgagctgtcagcacagagcccgacgcggggctcgaactcacagatcgtgagatcatgacctgagccgaagtctgacggtcaaccccgactgagccacccaggcgcccctgggacctATCTTTTTAAGTGGAAACTAACTGCAGATTTACCCTTTGTTAGAGTCTGAGTCCTCAAGTATTTGTCTCCTGTTAAATCTTGCGGCTTTTCAGACTGATACAAATATTCATGATGACTCttacatttgtgaaatgaagcaaccttattgttattttttagtgGGTGGGATGAAACCCAAGAATAACACCACGCATAGTGTGTCAGGAAGACGAGGGTTGGAGTCACCTACTGACTGTGTGATCCTGGGGAAGTTACTAAGCCTCTCTGTTCTTtggcttcttcatctgtagaacTGGTGATAATGAGATGTTGTGAGAATTAACCGAGGTGATCtatgttctctctctgtatctatttGTCTAGTTTTTTAAGGGAACTCAAGTAGCTCTGTCTTCAGAATTGCAATTTTTACTCCCTCTATTTTCATCTGTTTGCCAGGAAGTGGCTGGCTGCTTCCGGCGAGGCTGGCATTTTAGGAAAGCTTCTTCACGAGTGCTGCCTAGCCTGCCATGGAACCCATCTCTACCTTGGCAATGGTTGTTGGGTGCtttttccgggggggggggcacaggtggacctttttcttcctttctgcttcaGGATTCAGGTTGTCCTGAGAGGACACATTTTAATAGTATGgcagaacttgaaaaaaaatcttgaatatttaggggcacctgggtggctcagtcacttaagcttctgacttcggctcgggtcatgatctcacggtttgtgagttcgagccccgtgtcgggctctgtgctgacagctcagagcctggagcctggagcctgcttgggattctgtgtctccctctctcgctctgcccctcccccacttgcactctttctctctctctccgtcaaaagtggataaacatttttaaaaattaaaaaaaagaatcttgaataTTTAGCTGTGAATTAGCATTGTTCTTTTCTGTCAcctttgctctttcctttttctccacttcctgtTTTCCCAGGTAGCCCCCTTCCCAAGTATCAAAGTGGTTTCTTGCACATAATGGTTTTCTTGCCTATACCTTAATTAGGAAAAATGTCACATATGAGCCTAGCTGGCTGGTTTCTAGATATAATAAGATGCTTTGTCCTCCGCCTTAATTGTAGCACGCTGGAGTGCTGAGCCACTGGGGGCTGCTtggagtctgtgtgtgtgaacCATCTTCCCGACAAACAGAACATgctttgagtgtatttttgttaccgtctttcattaatgtgacttgatttatttttgatttggaGCTatgacaggttttctttttcattgcttctCTAATTTGAGACTTGAAGTAAAATTACTTTGTGCAGTAAATGGTTTGCAATATGTTTaccctttcttctcctctccgtcctccccctcctcctcctccccccctcctcctcttccttcttcttccataGCAGTTACTAGATAAAGTGGGAAATAGGACGTGGGGGTAGAATGTGAATTAGTTTTTTGGAAATGCTAAGTCTGAAATGGGTTTTATAGCCAAATAGCCTGGGAATAAGtgatattaaagaaaagaaggggcacctgggtggctcagtcagttaagtatcagactttggctcaggtcatgatctcatggtttgtgagttcgagccctgcatcgagctcagTGCTGTCAGTCCAGAACCTTCTTTGGAGCCCtggtcctcctctctctctctgtgcccctctctgactcacaccctctctctcaaaaataaatatacattaaaaaaaaaaagaaaagaaaaagaaaacctaacttTGTTATTTGACTGAATCCAGCCACTTTCACCAAATTGGTTTCTGTGTATAGATCTTTAGGTTGTGGTCAGCAAGGGGACAATCTTAGTTTGGTAGTCAAGGGTGCATACTCTCTGTCCAGACCTGCTGGGTTTGAATCTGCCTCTACTAATTCCACACTGTGTACCTTGGAACAAGCTATTCAACCTCTCTATTTGCCCAACTGGGAAATGGGAATAATGCAGCTGTGTACCTATGTTACAGGGTCCTTGCGATGAGCAAATGAGACGATTATACATATACCTTCAACTGTACAGTGTGGAACCTGTCACCAAGTAAGCACGATATTATAGAAATCTATAAATACCCACTTAAAGCATAAATATTCTGCTGGTTTGTGGATTATAGCTTTCATGATTGCTGTGGTAACTTAGACATTTCGCATTTGAAagggagtgatttttttttttttttttttttttttgtaatgagtTTTCTTGGACTCTTAGCAAGCAACCGTGGCTGATGTTAGTTATAAATTTCGGTTGGATTTTCTGTAGTACAGTTAGCCCTAAAATTATGAGAAGGAAAATGAGTTGGTGAAAATGGGTATATAAATTCAACTTTATCGCTCTACCTTggcagaaaagaaatagaatggaaaataaaattttgtattttgtctcaGGACTTCAGGCAAGTTCAATGTTCAGAAAAGTGCTTCCAAATGTCACGGTAGAGTCATTACAAacctctgtgtttgtttctactGGAGTCATCAACCTGGGGAATTTCTTTAGATGAGTAAGTAAAGCAGAAAAGTTTCAGTGATTTATGTAAAATCTCATGTTGACGCGAACATTTATAAGCCTATTGACTTTAAGCATCTCAAAAAGCTAAAGAGATGTGCTATGGTGTAATACTCACTTTTTGACTCTTCACCGATTTCTCAAGTTTTGGGTGGTTTTGCTTGCCAACTTTAAGTGGTCCCTTCCGATCAGGTCAAAGAGATTCTTCAGGCTTTTGAGGAAGACTGGTTGTCGAAATTTGATGAGCTAACTCGGGCaggttaaatataattttcttctttgatatagATGGACTCAGAAGTTCACGGCTGGGCTCTCAGTAACTAACGTGCAGGTGCAGTGGTGCAGCTGTATATGCCGAACTTGGGAAACAGGTGTCCCAGACAGCACGGGATGCCCAGCATTTGGCCTGTTACGATCTTGGGTTGAGGTGGCTCTTCTGTGGAGTAGGGAGGAGCCGACTCActctctggctccttctctggGTCACAGGCAGGTCCGGTCACCCTCTGGTGAACATGGATGCCTGCCCCTTTGACTCCTCCCCCACCTCATTCCCTTTATGACCACAGGGTGTGATTCGCCATCGCTTGCGTTTTGGGGACAAGCGTCGGGCTTCTTTCTGCCAAAGATGTGTATGAGGGACCCCTGTTTTGCCCGGGGGCTCTCACCCCCAGGTTGGGTCTCTTTTCTCCACTGGAAAGAAAGGCTCCTTTGGGGCAGTCACGACACCAGTTTATTCATTATTGTATCTCAGAGCACACAGGTGCACATGGCAGGTGCCCCAGAGGATTTGTGAAGGAGTTAACGGAGGAATGAATTTATGTCTTTGAGCAAACCAAAGCTGGGCACACATGGGCCAGCAGAGAGACCCGTGGTCAAGGAGTGACGGTCTTGACTCATCTACCAGAGGTGGGAACGGCTGATTCCCCTTTCATACCTTTGATCCCTTGGCTGGGCACCCGGCAACTTCCGTTAGCTGATGGTACCGCCCGTGGCTGGGTGTCGGCCGTCACATTTTGCTGCAGgccttccttccccctttttaATTCCAGAttcccagggacacctgggtggctcagtcagttgagtgtccgactcttgatttcagctcaggtcatgatcctagggtcgtgggatcgagccccgtgtcgggcttcatgttgtgcatggagcctgcttaagattctcttctctttctccctctctctctttctccttctgcccctctccccttcttgcactctctctttctaaaatacaaaaaaatgctaaaaaaaagaaagaaaaccatcccTAGGAAGTCAGATGATGGATTATGTTCCAAATACgatgggtttattttattttgctctgaCGGAAAACCAAAGATTCTCCCACAGCACAGAGACCAGTATATCCAAAGGTCATGAAAGAGTGGTGTGGGGCAGGTAGGCTGTGATGTACAAGCTGGAGGCTCAGGTCATTTCCTTTGTAACAGTCACCACAGTTTCCCTGATgagcacatttaaaataacactgaggagaggcacctgggtggctcagttcattaaacgtccggctttggctcaggtcatgatctcgcggttcgttgagttcgagccccaggtcacgctctgggctgacagctcggagcccggagcctgcttcggattctgtgtctccctcgctctctgcccctccccagctcgtgctctgtctctccctgtctctcaaaaataaataaacattaaaaaaaaattcaaatagaaataaaataaaataagtaaaataaaataacacagtgGAAATCACCTGCAACGCGGCGCAAGTGTGACAACCTTCGGGCACGCCTTCAAGTTCCTTCCTTACAACGCACTTGCGATCTTTACACTTCAGTGTGGGGAGGATTGCAATTCTTTGGAAGAATGAGAAGTTCGCACTTTTGAAATTTCACGGAAGAATTTTAAGGCCAAAACATAGTGGGCTCTCTTCACCTCCAAGGACAAATCAGATGCTTTCCTCAAAACCACAATAGGCTTCTCGTTCAAATCCCAGCCCAACCTCGTGGCCTCCTGCATTGACGTTCTTTCTGTCCGTGAAAGCTGGTAGGGTCAGTTTGACTCCTGGTCCAAGGGTCTGAGTATAACCCAGTCCGGTCGGGCTCGTCTTATTTCCTATAGCAGATAGAAAAGTTCTACAGTCCGGGTATTGTTACTGCCAGCCATCCAAGCAATGTTGATTGATGTTCCAATCTTCCCATTAACCTCCTGGTAGACAGACCCTCCAAATTCAGGGCCATCACTCACATGCATGTGCAGCTGGAAGTCGGCAGCTGTGTAACCCAGGGCGACACCATTCTGTGGCAGTTTGGATCTGGCTGTGTCAAAACTCGTCTGAGAGCCAGCAAGCCAACCTCCAAAGCCAAAGATGGTCGGTCCGGAAAAATCTGCATCAACATTACTGCCGAGACTGAAACAATCCCATTTGTAGGAGGCCTTCCATTTCCCACTCTTCTTTCCTGGGTTCGGTGCAAATACGGTATCGAGAGTACGTTTCGACCCTTCAGCCAACTTATTCTGTGAAGCAATTTCTGTTCCAAGAGTATCGTCTATGTTCCATTTCTGGGTGAAGGCAAGTCCGTAGCTACAGACCTTATACGTGGTCTCTAGGTTGCCTGACGTTTGCTCTGTGTCAGTGTAAGCATGACCAGAAGTAGAAAATTCCACCCCCCTACAAGACTTAGTTCTCAGACGTACTTTGACCGAGCCAAATCCATAGCCTTTGTTGAAGTCATCTTTGGCAGCCTTCCCTAGGTCACAGTAAGTCAGTGTGTTACATATACCTCCAACCAGAGGGCTGGTCTCCACTCCGCCAAGGCAACACTCTACCATTGCTAATTTCTAAcgtatgtgttctttttttaaaaagttgttttcatgtttatttattttggagagagagagagagaaagaaagagcatgagtggggaggggcagagagagagggagacacagaatccgaagcagactctaggttctgagctgtcagcacagagcccgacgaagggCTCGAACCATGGtttcaggaaccatgaaatcatgacctgagccaaagtcggatgcttaaccgactgagacacccaggcacccctctaatgtATGTGTTCTTAACTTTCCTGCCTCTCAGTTTAGCTGGGGTGCTAGTTaacttctttc
The sequence above is a segment of the Prionailurus bengalensis isolate Pbe53 chromosome B2, Fcat_Pben_1.1_paternal_pri, whole genome shotgun sequence genome. Coding sequences within it:
- the LOC122490092 gene encoding LOW QUALITY PROTEIN: voltage-dependent anion-selective channel protein 3-like (The sequence of the model RefSeq protein was modified relative to this genomic sequence to represent the inferred CDS: inserted 1 base in 1 codon), whose protein sequence is MVECCLGGVETSPLVGGICNTLTYCDLGKAAKDDFNKGYGFGSVKVRLRTKSCRGVEFSTSGHAYTDTEQTSGNLETTYKVCSYGLAFTQKWNIDDTLGTEIASQNKLAEGSKRTLDTVFAPNPGKKSGKWKASYKWDCFSLGSNVDADFSGPTIFGFGGWLAGSQTSFDTARSKLPQNGVALGYTAADFQLHMHVSDGPEFGGSVYQEVNGKIGTSINIAWMAGSNNTXDCRTFLSAIGNKTSPTGLGYTQTLGPGVKLTLPAFTDRKNVNAGGHEVGLGFEREAYCGFEESI